A genome region from Bombus terrestris chromosome 10, iyBomTerr1.2, whole genome shotgun sequence includes the following:
- the LOC105666119 gene encoding cilia- and flagella-associated protein 20, translating into MFKNTFQSGFLSILYSIGSKPLQIWDKKVRNGHIKRITDNDIQSLVLEILGSNVSTTYITCPADPRKTLGIKLPFLVMIIKNLKKYFTFEVQVIDDKNVRRRFRASNYQSTTRVKPFICTMPMRLDDGWNQIQFNLADFTRRAYGTNYVETLRVQIHANCRIRRVYFSDRLYSEDELPAEFKLFLPIQNKAKC; encoded by the exons atgtttaaaaatacatttcaaaGTGGATTTTTATCAATATTGTATAGTATTGGTAGCAAACCATTACAAATTTGGGATAAAAAAGTAAGAAACGGACATATAAAACGAATTACAGATAATGATATACAAAGTTTAGTATTGGAAATATTGGGCAGCAATGTTAGTACTACATATATAACTTGTCCAGCAGATCCCAGAAAAACTTTAGGTATAAAATTACCATTTCTAGTGATGATAattaagaatttaaagaaatattttacttttgaaGTCCAG GTTATTGATGACAAGAATGTACGCCGTAGATTTCGTGCTAGTAATTATCAATCTACAACTAGAGTAAAACCATTTATTTGTACAATGCCAATGAGACTGGATGATGGATGGAATCAGATTCAGTTTAATTTAGCTGATTTTACTAGACGTGCATATGGAACAAATTATGTGGAAACATTAAGAGTTCAAATCCATGCAAACTGTAGAATACGAAGAGTATACTTTTCTGATAGATTATATTCTGAAGATGAATTACCAgcagaatttaaattatttttgccAATTCAAAATAAGGCAAAATGTTAA
- the LOC100652128 gene encoding double-stranded RNA-binding protein Staufen homolog 2 isoform X2 — protein sequence MMLRHQHHTMQNQLRDHNRMGGPMRPMQQANMAPLHQPQHPLPHRNPHQQILSMPPHQQHIHHMQHPGPPHGNPRQPMLMGMNAHNANGTMVSVSLKDQANTVSVTLQNPNVPPPQYPPPQNNQRNPPPPQHIQQPQSIESNKPTTNESNSGESRDQSPPTQNHVNVTDSALANMKEKTPMCLLNELARFNKIQHQYRLTNEQGPAHKKRFTVTLKLGEEEYVAEGPSIKKAQHSAATEALTKTWYQRPPPKPTKTMRVGHPGKCFGGPGNLPPTVELNALAMKRGEATVYTFRQAPPAGLQQYVTNGLGHFPRIFNPRFPTYNRGFHAEPQLYLVSLKVGEREFIGRGLTGQAARHDAASKALEQLRQLPLPEEIANTCNSGENGTLGEAKDPIAELKSPVSLVHEKALKRGLPVSFEVVSEIGKPHIRTFRTKCTVGDKVTLGEGPSKKVSKKHAAEFMLEELNRLPPLPETIQNRLVRVKRKPPATKKKSRNLIKVYQEPRSDSDSAEEVNPVSRLDQIQQAKREKEPVYNLIEEKGAPRRKEFVMEVTMGQYSAQGIGPNKKLAKRAAAEALLTQLGYTKPQPQPTKPSIKTGESENVEQKPRKVTFLEDEQINETQSHPPVGGTIGRQLVPGLLLVDGGQESKLGSGPSVQIVAEELRGQQQQNPPTVSPKDQLKYLSQLFNFSVEFNDFPKGAVNKEYLSLVTLSTDPPQVCHGNGPTRTASRNQAALKALCTLSKLGLDNASNSQTKKEKVVE from the exons ATGATGTTACGTCACCAACATCACACAATGCAAAACCAACTTCGAGATCATAACAG AATGGGTGGTCCGATGCGTCCTATGCAGCAGGCAAATATGGCCCCTTTACATCAGCCTCAGCATCCGTTACCGCATCGGAATCCACATCAACAAATACTGTCCATGCCCCCCCATCAACAACACATTCATCACATGCAACATCCTGGACCACCACATGGAAATCCAAGGCAACCAATGTTGATGGGCATGAATGCACATAATGCGAATG GCACCATGGTTAGCGTCAGTCTAAAGGATCAAGCAAATACTGTTTCTGTGACTCTACAAAATCCAAATGTACCACCACCACAGTATCCACCACCGCAAAATAATCAACGAAATCCCCCACCTCCGCAACACATTCAACAACCACAAAGCATAGAATCAAATAAACCAACTACAAATGAATCAAACAGTGGAGAGTCCAGAGATCAAAGTCCACCTACTCAAAATCACGTTAATGTGACTGATTCAGCTTTGGCAAACATGAAAGAAAAGACACCAATGTGCTTATTGAATGAGTTAGcacgttttaataaaattcagcaTCAATATAGGTTGACTAATGAACAAGGACCAGCGCACAAAAAACGATTTACGGTAACGCTAAAGTTGGGCGAAGAAGAATATGTTGCTGAAGGTCCTAGCATAAAAAAAGCTCAGCATAGTGCTGCTACTGAAGCATTAACGAAGACGTGGTATCAACGACCTCCGCCAAAACCTACAAAGACTATGAGAGTTGGACATCCGGGGAAATGTTTCGGCGGGCCTG GAAATTTACCACCAACTGTTGAATTAAATGCTTTGGCTATGAAAAGAGGAGAAGCCACTGTCTATACCTTTAGACAAGCTCCACCAGCAGGATTACAACAATATGTTACAAACGGTTTAGGACACTTTCCTCGAATATTTAATCCACGTTTTCCTACATATAATCGTGGTTTCCATGCAGAACCTCAATTATATCTTGTATCTTTGAAG gTAGGAGAACGTGAATTCATTGGTAGAGGTCTGACAGGTCAAGCAGCACGACATGATGCGGCAAGTAAAGCTTTAGAACAATTGCGCCAATTGCCATTACCAGAAGAAATAGCAAATACTTGTAACAGTGGCGAAAACGGTACATTAGGTGAAGCTAAAGATCCGATTGCAGAATTGAAGAGCCCTGTATCGTTAGTTCACGAAAAAGCATTAAAACGTGGCTTACCTGTTAGTTTTGAAGTTGTGTCAGAAATTGGTAAGCCTCATATTCGGACATTTAGGACGAAATGTACTGTTGGAGATAAAGTCACGTTAGGAGAAGGACCTTCAAAGAAA GTATCGAAGAAACACGCAGCGGAGTTCATGTTAGAAGAACTCAATCGTCTACCTCCATTGCCTGAAACTATTCAAAATCGTTTAGTACGCGTGAAGCGCAAACCACCGGCAACAAAGAAGAAGTCGCGAAATCTTATAAAAGTTTATCAAGAACCACGTTCTGACTCTGACTCTGCAGAGGAAGTTAATCCAGTTTCGCGATTGGATCAAATACAACAAGCTAAACGAGAGAAGGAACCTGTCTATAATCTGATTGAAGAAAAAGGTGCTCCAAGGCGAAAAGAATTCGTTATGGAGGTTACTATGGGACAATATTCTGCTCAAGGAATCGGTCCTAATAAAAAGTTGGCTAAGAGAGCTGCGGCTGAAGCTCTTTTAACACAGTTAGGTTACACTAAGCCCCAACCACAACCGACGAAGCCATCGATTAAAACAGGAGAAAGTGAAAATGTTGAACAAAAACCTCGAAAAGTTACCTTCTTAGAAGATGAACAAATCAATGAAACTCAATCTCATCCACCAGTAGGAG GAACTATTGGACGTCAGTTAGTACCTGGACTTTTATTAGTAGACGGAGGTCAGGAATCTAAATTAGGCAGCGGACCTAGCGTACAAATTGTTGCTGAAGAACTACGAGGACAGCAGCAACAAAACCCACCCACTGTTTCTCCCAAAGATCAATTGAAATATCTGtctcaattatttaatttcagcGTGGAATTTAATGATTTTCCAAAG GGAGCAGTAAACAAAGAATATCTATCACTTGTAACATTAAGTACAGATCCACCACAAGTTTGTCATGGCAATGGGCCAACAAGAACTGCGAGCCGTAATCAAGCAGCATTGAAAGCTCTATGTACTTTAAGTAAACTGGGTCTTGATAATGCATCCAACTcacaaacaaaaaaagaaaaag TTGTTGAATGA
- the LOC100652128 gene encoding double-stranded RNA-binding protein Staufen homolog 2 isoform X1, with protein MMLRHQHHTMQNQLRDHNRMGGPMRPMQQANMAPLHQPQHPLPHRNPHQQILSMPPHQQHIHHMQHPGPPHGNPRQPMLMGMNAHNANGTMVSVSLKDQANTVSVTLQNPNVPPPQYPPPQNNQRNPPPPQHIQQPQSIESNKPTTNESNSGESRDQSPPTQNHVNVTDSALANMKEKTPMCLLNELARFNKIQHQYRLTNEQGPAHKKRFTVTLKLGEEEYVAEGPSIKKAQHSAATEALTKTWYQRPPPKPTKTMRVGHPGKCFGGPGNLPPTVELNALAMKRGEATVYTFRQAPPAGLQQYVTNGLGHFPRIFNPRFPTYNRGFHAEPQLYLVSLKVGEREFIGRGLTGQAARHDAASKALEQLRQLPLPEEIANTCNSGENGTLGEAKDPIAELKSPVSLVHEKALKRGLPVSFEVVSEIGKPHIRTFRTKCTVGDKVTLGEGPSKKVSKKHAAEFMLEELNRLPPLPETIQNRLVRVKRKPPATKKKSRNLIKVYQEPRSDSDSAEEVNPVSRLDQIQQAKREKEPVYNLIEEKGAPRRKEFVMEVTMGQYSAQGIGPNKKLAKRAAAEALLTQLGYTKPQPQPTKPSIKTGESENVEQKPRKVTFLEDEQINETQSHPPVGGTIGRQLVPGLLLVDGGQESKLGSGPSVQIVAEELRGQQQQNPPTVSPKDQLKYLSQLFNFSVEFNDFPKGAVNKEYLSLVTLSTDPPQVCHGNGPTRTASRNQAALKALCTLSKLGLDNASNSQTKKEKGASGDGIHISIQVKNNIMDGSIDK; from the exons ATGATGTTACGTCACCAACATCACACAATGCAAAACCAACTTCGAGATCATAACAG AATGGGTGGTCCGATGCGTCCTATGCAGCAGGCAAATATGGCCCCTTTACATCAGCCTCAGCATCCGTTACCGCATCGGAATCCACATCAACAAATACTGTCCATGCCCCCCCATCAACAACACATTCATCACATGCAACATCCTGGACCACCACATGGAAATCCAAGGCAACCAATGTTGATGGGCATGAATGCACATAATGCGAATG GCACCATGGTTAGCGTCAGTCTAAAGGATCAAGCAAATACTGTTTCTGTGACTCTACAAAATCCAAATGTACCACCACCACAGTATCCACCACCGCAAAATAATCAACGAAATCCCCCACCTCCGCAACACATTCAACAACCACAAAGCATAGAATCAAATAAACCAACTACAAATGAATCAAACAGTGGAGAGTCCAGAGATCAAAGTCCACCTACTCAAAATCACGTTAATGTGACTGATTCAGCTTTGGCAAACATGAAAGAAAAGACACCAATGTGCTTATTGAATGAGTTAGcacgttttaataaaattcagcaTCAATATAGGTTGACTAATGAACAAGGACCAGCGCACAAAAAACGATTTACGGTAACGCTAAAGTTGGGCGAAGAAGAATATGTTGCTGAAGGTCCTAGCATAAAAAAAGCTCAGCATAGTGCTGCTACTGAAGCATTAACGAAGACGTGGTATCAACGACCTCCGCCAAAACCTACAAAGACTATGAGAGTTGGACATCCGGGGAAATGTTTCGGCGGGCCTG GAAATTTACCACCAACTGTTGAATTAAATGCTTTGGCTATGAAAAGAGGAGAAGCCACTGTCTATACCTTTAGACAAGCTCCACCAGCAGGATTACAACAATATGTTACAAACGGTTTAGGACACTTTCCTCGAATATTTAATCCACGTTTTCCTACATATAATCGTGGTTTCCATGCAGAACCTCAATTATATCTTGTATCTTTGAAG gTAGGAGAACGTGAATTCATTGGTAGAGGTCTGACAGGTCAAGCAGCACGACATGATGCGGCAAGTAAAGCTTTAGAACAATTGCGCCAATTGCCATTACCAGAAGAAATAGCAAATACTTGTAACAGTGGCGAAAACGGTACATTAGGTGAAGCTAAAGATCCGATTGCAGAATTGAAGAGCCCTGTATCGTTAGTTCACGAAAAAGCATTAAAACGTGGCTTACCTGTTAGTTTTGAAGTTGTGTCAGAAATTGGTAAGCCTCATATTCGGACATTTAGGACGAAATGTACTGTTGGAGATAAAGTCACGTTAGGAGAAGGACCTTCAAAGAAA GTATCGAAGAAACACGCAGCGGAGTTCATGTTAGAAGAACTCAATCGTCTACCTCCATTGCCTGAAACTATTCAAAATCGTTTAGTACGCGTGAAGCGCAAACCACCGGCAACAAAGAAGAAGTCGCGAAATCTTATAAAAGTTTATCAAGAACCACGTTCTGACTCTGACTCTGCAGAGGAAGTTAATCCAGTTTCGCGATTGGATCAAATACAACAAGCTAAACGAGAGAAGGAACCTGTCTATAATCTGATTGAAGAAAAAGGTGCTCCAAGGCGAAAAGAATTCGTTATGGAGGTTACTATGGGACAATATTCTGCTCAAGGAATCGGTCCTAATAAAAAGTTGGCTAAGAGAGCTGCGGCTGAAGCTCTTTTAACACAGTTAGGTTACACTAAGCCCCAACCACAACCGACGAAGCCATCGATTAAAACAGGAGAAAGTGAAAATGTTGAACAAAAACCTCGAAAAGTTACCTTCTTAGAAGATGAACAAATCAATGAAACTCAATCTCATCCACCAGTAGGAG GAACTATTGGACGTCAGTTAGTACCTGGACTTTTATTAGTAGACGGAGGTCAGGAATCTAAATTAGGCAGCGGACCTAGCGTACAAATTGTTGCTGAAGAACTACGAGGACAGCAGCAACAAAACCCACCCACTGTTTCTCCCAAAGATCAATTGAAATATCTGtctcaattatttaatttcagcGTGGAATTTAATGATTTTCCAAAG GGAGCAGTAAACAAAGAATATCTATCACTTGTAACATTAAGTACAGATCCACCACAAGTTTGTCATGGCAATGGGCCAACAAGAACTGCGAGCCGTAATCAAGCAGCATTGAAAGCTCTATGTACTTTAAGTAAACTGGGTCTTGATAATGCATCCAACTcacaaacaaaaaaagaaaaaggtgcGTCTGGGGATGGAATCCATATTAGTATTCAAGTTAAAAACAATATAATGGATGGATCTATTGATAagtag